A stretch of the Chlamydia pecorum E58 genome encodes the following:
- a CDS encoding transglutaminase family protein, protein MFKRALCCCLLLFGDLHGVGSFKNGEKHKHIEEKFWNIDPYNLESLCAYYHLYRDQLSLQRLLQLFPSLQESEVLLFVRSILEKENKVLLEEEQSVIDKLSCEGLVLSLSDSSSSIDPEKDLGRALVFAEFSDAAEEKARYYGRVLDILALRIHVERLRALDREHYALGSKEYHKVTIEAMNRILFYEEGIRYPSKKEMFSDEFSFLSSVADRKFGVCLGVSSLYFALSQRVGVPLEAVTPPGHIYLRYLEGEVNIETTAGGRHLSTESYDNSLDPKKLRIRTPKEILGLTFMNQGSFALQKQKYAEAEASYEKALKYLEDEELKELLGFVRILQGKKKEGKHLLKHSPQAEVQGSMNYDYLHGNIDDKTLSLLFQDPGLTYQEITQYGEELKKAMKNSPKCCEGYRRLASIAFHLGKIAEGVALLERCVQDSPQDLVLHLKLCKILCERYDYAKALHYFLRARELAESQGVSQETLHSSMLYVEVLKKLNTVAP, encoded by the coding sequence ATGTTTAAGCGAGCTTTATGTTGTTGTTTGTTACTTTTCGGGGATCTCCATGGGGTGGGAAGCTTCAAGAATGGAGAGAAGCACAAACACATAGAAGAGAAGTTTTGGAATATTGATCCCTATAATTTAGAAAGCCTCTGCGCTTATTATCATCTCTATCGAGATCAGCTTAGCCTTCAAAGGCTTCTTCAACTATTTCCTTCTCTACAGGAGAGCGAAGTACTTTTATTTGTTAGGAGTATTTTAGAGAAAGAAAATAAAGTTCTCTTAGAAGAAGAACAAAGCGTCATAGATAAACTTTCTTGTGAGGGATTGGTTTTGTCTTTGTCAGACTCTTCCTCTAGTATAGACCCCGAGAAGGATCTTGGCAGAGCTTTGGTATTCGCGGAGTTTTCAGATGCTGCCGAAGAGAAAGCTCGGTATTATGGTAGAGTCCTTGATATTTTGGCATTGCGGATTCACGTAGAGCGTTTGCGTGCATTAGATAGGGAGCATTATGCTCTAGGATCTAAAGAGTACCATAAGGTGACAATAGAAGCAATGAATCGGATTCTATTTTACGAAGAAGGTATACGTTACCCTTCTAAAAAAGAAATGTTTTCGGATGAATTTTCTTTTCTTTCTTCTGTAGCTGATAGGAAATTTGGTGTGTGTTTAGGAGTTTCTTCTTTGTATTTCGCTTTGTCTCAGCGCGTGGGAGTCCCCTTAGAAGCTGTTACTCCTCCAGGACATATTTATTTGCGCTATCTTGAAGGAGAGGTCAATATTGAAACAACCGCAGGAGGGAGGCACCTTTCTACAGAGAGTTATGATAATAGCTTAGATCCTAAGAAATTACGCATACGTACTCCTAAAGAAATTCTTGGGTTGACCTTTATGAATCAGGGATCTTTTGCTTTGCAAAAACAAAAATATGCTGAGGCAGAAGCTTCCTATGAGAAAGCTTTGAAATATCTTGAGGATGAAGAACTCAAAGAGCTCCTGGGGTTTGTGAGAATCCTTCAAGGGAAAAAGAAAGAGGGAAAGCATCTTCTTAAGCACAGTCCCCAAGCAGAAGTTCAAGGGTCGATGAACTATGATTATTTACATGGAAATATTGATGACAAAACCTTGTCTCTGTTGTTTCAAGATCCAGGATTGACGTATCAAGAAATCACTCAATATGGAGAAGAGCTAAAGAAAGCTATGAAAAACTCTCCAAAGTGCTGTGAGGGTTATCGTCGTTTAGCTTCTATCGCTTTTCACTTAGGGAAAATAGCTGAGGGCGTGGCTCTTCTTGAAAGGTGCGTTCAAGATTCTCCCCAGGATCTTGTCCTCCACTTAAAACTATGTAAGATTCTATGCGAACGCTACGATTATGCTAAGGCTTTGCATTATTTTCTTCGTGCCAGAGAATTAGCAGAATCCCAAGGGGTATCTCAAGAAACATTGCATTCTTCTATGCTATATGTCGAAGTTTTAAAAAAACTAAATACAGTAGCTCCTTAG
- a CDS encoding aminopeptidase — protein MVENLNEKLANILIHYSLNVQPEDHVWLRGDISGLPLLTCVYRQLIDMGAFVHSDIGISSWDEHLARFGNEKQLTCPPMIGEHLAQNCNKNLQILSTTNTQMLHGIPSQKLALLNQRRKNILKTILQRSASRELDWTLSLAPCSAFAQEAQMGLEAFQELFYKACFLDSPDPIAKWKELSEQQAEIIRFLETKTRLHIKTPDTELFVHIENMKWKNCDGKRNFPDGEIFTGPNLKAHCGGVNGRARFPFQTIFAGVVVEDIQLTFRKGRVVAATAKTNQDFLHAMLETDEGARNVGEIAIGTNSALKQITKNILLDEKIGKTFHLALGAGYPETGNTNVSALHWDLIGDLREGSMFADDICFYCDGQFLFDGWPRL, from the coding sequence ATGGTAGAAAATTTAAATGAAAAGCTTGCCAATATCCTTATTCACTATTCTCTAAATGTACAACCAGAAGATCATGTATGGTTACGAGGAGACATTTCAGGGCTTCCTCTGCTTACTTGTGTGTATCGACAGCTTATCGATATGGGAGCTTTTGTACATAGTGATATTGGCATAAGTTCTTGGGACGAACATCTCGCTCGCTTTGGAAATGAAAAACAGTTGACCTGTCCTCCTATGATAGGGGAGCATCTAGCACAAAACTGCAATAAAAACTTGCAGATTCTCTCTACAACAAATACACAGATGCTACATGGAATCCCTTCTCAAAAGCTGGCTTTACTTAATCAACGTCGTAAAAACATCTTAAAAACGATTTTACAACGCTCTGCCTCTCGTGAGCTTGACTGGACGCTTTCTTTAGCTCCTTGTTCTGCATTTGCTCAAGAGGCACAGATGGGGCTTGAAGCATTCCAGGAGCTTTTTTATAAAGCTTGTTTCTTGGATTCTCCTGATCCCATAGCAAAATGGAAAGAGCTCTCAGAGCAACAAGCAGAGATAATTCGTTTCTTAGAGACAAAAACCCGCCTACACATCAAAACTCCTGATACAGAGCTGTTTGTTCATATTGAAAATATGAAGTGGAAAAACTGTGATGGGAAGCGTAATTTCCCCGATGGAGAAATCTTTACAGGTCCCAATCTCAAAGCGCACTGTGGGGGTGTAAATGGTCGTGCACGTTTTCCTTTTCAAACAATTTTTGCTGGTGTTGTAGTTGAAGATATCCAACTGACTTTTAGAAAGGGTCGTGTAGTGGCCGCTACAGCAAAAACCAATCAAGACTTCCTTCATGCAATGTTAGAGACCGATGAGGGAGCAAGAAATGTTGGGGAGATCGCTATCGGAACGAACAGTGCTTTAAAGCAAATTACAAAAAATATCCTTCTCGATGAAAAGATAGGTAAGACCTTCCATCTTGCTCTAGGAGCAGGATATCCCGAGACAGGAAACACAAATGTTTCTGCTCTACATTGGGATCTTATTGGAGATCTTAGGGAAGGCAGTATGTTTGCTGACGATATCTGCTTCTATTGCGACGGCCAGTTCCTTTTCGATGGTTGGCCGCGTCTTTAG
- a CDS encoding ATP-dependent Clp protease ATP-binding subunit, with amino-acid sequence MDKISDAVREALEKALEYAQSQHHVYVTENHLLKFLLENTESLFYLIIKDIHANASLLSAAVEDVLSREPTVVDGNAVPKPSPGLQNLLMEAKNQARELGDEYLSGDHLLLAFWKSNKEPFASWTKTTKTSLADLKQLITKIRQGHRMDSPSAETNLKGLEKYCKNLTAIAREGKLDPVIGRDEEIRRTIQVLSRRTKNNPMLIGEPGVGKTAIAEGLALRIVQGDVPESLKEKQLYVLDMGALIAGAKYRGEFEERLKSVLKDIESGEGESILFIDEVHTLVGAGATDGAMDAANLLKPALARGSLHCIGATTLNEYQKYIEKDAALERRFQPVFVTEPSLEDAVFILRGLREKYEIFHGVRITEGALSAAVLLSYRYITDRFLPDKAIDLIDEAASLIRMQIGSLPLPIDEKERELSALIVKQEAIKREKTASYQEEAAAMQKSIDAVKEELAGLRLQWDEEKKLISKLKEKKNSLENMKFAEEEAERVADYNRVAELRYSLIPALEEEIKKAEESLNKRDNRLLQEEVDERLIAQVVANWTGIPVQKMLEGEAEKLLVLEEILEERVVGQPFAISAVSDSIRAARVGLSDPQRPLGVFLFLGPTGVGKTELAKALADLLFNKEEAMIRFDMTEYMEKHSVSKLIGSPPGYVGYEEGGSLSEALRRRPYSVVLFDEIEKADKEVFNILLQIFDEGILTDSKKRKVNCKNALFIMTSNIGSQELADYCAKKGSAVSKEKILSVVSSVLRQYFSPEFINRIDEILPFVPLTTEDIVKIVGIQMRRVAQRLAERRISLSWDDSVVLYLSEQGYDSAFGARPLKRLIQQKIVTLLSKALLKGDIQPDTSIELSMAKDVVLFKKVPPAEK; translated from the coding sequence ATGGATAAAATTTCTGATGCCGTTAGAGAAGCTTTAGAAAAGGCTTTGGAATATGCGCAATCTCAGCATCATGTCTATGTTACAGAAAATCATCTACTGAAGTTTCTGTTAGAAAATACGGAATCCTTATTTTATTTAATTATTAAGGATATTCATGCGAATGCGAGCTTATTAAGTGCCGCTGTTGAGGATGTGCTTTCCCGAGAACCTACCGTTGTTGATGGTAATGCTGTTCCTAAGCCTTCCCCAGGACTACAAAATCTTCTTATGGAAGCAAAAAATCAAGCTAGGGAGTTAGGAGATGAGTATCTCTCTGGAGACCATCTATTATTGGCATTTTGGAAGTCCAATAAGGAACCATTTGCTTCGTGGACAAAGACTACAAAGACTTCCCTAGCTGATCTTAAGCAACTCATTACAAAAATAAGGCAAGGACATCGTATGGATTCTCCTAGTGCAGAAACCAATTTAAAAGGGTTAGAAAAGTATTGTAAAAACCTTACAGCGATTGCTCGCGAGGGGAAGTTAGATCCGGTCATTGGTCGCGATGAGGAGATCCGTAGAACAATTCAAGTATTGTCCCGAAGGACGAAGAATAACCCTATGCTTATAGGGGAGCCTGGTGTAGGGAAAACTGCGATTGCAGAGGGGCTTGCCTTGCGTATAGTTCAGGGGGATGTCCCTGAGTCTTTAAAGGAGAAGCAGCTTTACGTTTTGGATATGGGAGCTTTGATTGCCGGGGCCAAGTATCGCGGGGAGTTTGAAGAGCGGTTGAAAAGTGTCTTGAAAGATATTGAATCTGGAGAGGGAGAGAGCATCTTGTTTATTGATGAGGTGCATACATTAGTTGGGGCAGGAGCTACAGATGGCGCAATGGATGCGGCAAATTTGCTAAAGCCAGCATTAGCTCGAGGTTCTCTACATTGCATAGGAGCAACAACGCTAAATGAATACCAGAAGTATATAGAGAAAGACGCTGCTTTAGAGAGGCGTTTTCAGCCTGTTTTTGTTACAGAGCCCTCCCTAGAAGATGCAGTGTTTATATTGCGAGGATTACGAGAAAAGTATGAAATTTTCCATGGCGTACGTATTACCGAGGGAGCGTTAAGTGCTGCTGTTTTGCTTTCATATCGTTACATTACGGATCGCTTTTTGCCAGACAAGGCAATCGATTTAATAGATGAAGCTGCAAGTTTGATTCGTATGCAAATTGGTAGTTTGCCTCTCCCTATTGATGAGAAGGAGCGCGAGCTTTCTGCTTTGATCGTTAAGCAAGAAGCAATAAAGCGAGAGAAGACTGCTTCGTATCAAGAAGAAGCTGCTGCGATGCAGAAATCTATAGATGCTGTTAAGGAAGAGCTTGCAGGCCTGCGTTTACAGTGGGACGAAGAGAAAAAGCTCATATCCAAGCTTAAGGAAAAGAAAAATTCTCTTGAGAACATGAAGTTCGCAGAGGAAGAAGCTGAGCGTGTTGCGGATTATAATCGCGTTGCTGAGTTGCGCTACAGTTTAATTCCTGCTTTAGAAGAGGAGATTAAAAAAGCTGAAGAGTCATTGAATAAGAGAGACAACCGCCTGCTTCAAGAAGAGGTAGACGAGAGATTGATAGCTCAGGTTGTTGCCAATTGGACAGGGATCCCTGTCCAAAAAATGCTCGAGGGAGAAGCTGAGAAACTTTTAGTTTTAGAAGAGATTTTAGAAGAGCGAGTTGTAGGGCAGCCCTTTGCAATTTCTGCTGTGAGTGATTCTATCCGTGCAGCTCGAGTAGGGCTTAGTGATCCACAGCGTCCCTTGGGAGTGTTTTTATTTTTAGGGCCTACAGGAGTAGGAAAGACAGAATTAGCAAAAGCTCTTGCAGATCTACTGTTCAATAAAGAAGAGGCAATGATTCGCTTTGATATGACGGAGTATATGGAGAAGCATTCCGTATCAAAATTGATTGGCTCTCCTCCAGGATATGTAGGGTATGAAGAGGGAGGGAGTCTCTCAGAAGCTTTACGTAGGCGTCCCTATTCTGTAGTTCTTTTTGATGAGATTGAAAAGGCAGATAAAGAGGTTTTTAATATTCTCCTACAAATTTTTGACGAAGGGATTCTTACAGATAGTAAGAAACGTAAGGTTAACTGCAAAAATGCTTTATTTATCATGACTTCGAATATTGGCTCTCAAGAGCTTGCGGATTATTGTGCCAAGAAAGGAAGCGCAGTCTCTAAGGAGAAGATTCTTTCTGTGGTTTCCTCTGTATTAAGGCAATACTTTAGCCCTGAGTTTATCAATCGTATTGATGAGATCCTGCCATTTGTTCCTCTAACTACTGAAGATATTGTAAAAATTGTTGGCATTCAGATGCGTAGGGTTGCGCAAAGACTTGCTGAAAGACGCATATCTTTATCTTGGGACGACTCTGTAGTACTATATCTTAGTGAGCAGGGATATGATAGCGCCTTTGGTGCTCGTCCCTTAAAGCGCCTCATTCAGCAGAAAATCGTGACATTATTATCCAAGGCTCTTTTGAAAGGGGACATCCAGCCTGATACCTCTATCGAGCTCTCTATGGCTAAAGATGTTGTTTTGTTTAAAAAGGTACCTCCTGCTGAGAAATAA
- a CDS encoding MCE family protein, which produces MLKKDRKPLFLGWLMCAGVLGFLAITVFFPKAHGDGKQEIHVAFPVAGGAERGMNVCFAGRVIGSVAAIHNIIDEEKEDPKGQLCCYKLVLKIDSNIPIYKGDVIAMYSPKLIGEPIVNIFPSKSRKDSERISSQDIVFGQNIDPLDKLMHCLDKADKAVSALKDEVHEVSLKISHVLGAHKELPVMSHVQRAAESIENCASRFSECLNASRIEKIDKFLNECHDVAFTVRNYGLLYQYSQKWKRRQKHLEAQSLEASQEK; this is translated from the coding sequence GTGTTGAAAAAAGATCGCAAACCGTTGTTTTTAGGGTGGTTGATGTGTGCGGGGGTTTTGGGCTTTTTAGCCATAACGGTATTTTTCCCCAAAGCTCATGGAGATGGCAAACAAGAGATCCATGTAGCTTTCCCTGTTGCTGGAGGAGCAGAGCGCGGTATGAACGTGTGTTTTGCAGGGCGTGTTATAGGATCTGTAGCGGCGATACATAATATTATTGATGAAGAGAAAGAGGATCCTAAGGGGCAATTATGTTGCTATAAGCTAGTTTTGAAAATAGATTCAAACATTCCTATATATAAGGGAGACGTCATTGCAATGTATTCTCCGAAGCTCATAGGGGAGCCTATTGTGAATATTTTTCCGAGCAAGTCTCGGAAAGATAGCGAGAGAATTTCCTCTCAGGATATTGTCTTTGGACAAAACATTGATCCGTTGGATAAGCTCATGCACTGTTTAGATAAGGCTGATAAGGCTGTCTCTGCTCTAAAAGATGAGGTGCATGAGGTCTCTTTGAAAATTTCCCATGTGTTAGGTGCGCATAAGGAGCTTCCTGTGATGTCTCATGTTCAGCGTGCTGCAGAATCTATAGAAAATTGTGCTAGTCGTTTTTCTGAGTGTTTAAATGCTTCTCGCATAGAGAAGATCGATAAATTTTTAAATGAATGTCATGACGTAGCATTTACTGTGAGAAATTATGGGCTATTGTATCAGTATAGCCAAAAATGGAAGCGTCGTCAGAAACACTTGGAAGCGCAATCTTTAGAGGCTTCTCAAGAAAAATAG
- a CDS encoding ABC transporter ATP-binding protein: MKTPWIHVENIYKSYLDDDGSRYAVLQGVSLKIFPDEILVILGKSGTGKSVLLRQLMGLESPDSGKIHYAKEFLHKGKLKPLMIGMVFQGGALFDFLTVRENVAFGLRVYNELSKKLSDEEIEDKVFQALQDVGLVYAAEFSPSKLSGGMIKRVALARSLIYSPKLVLYDEPTAGLDPMTSREITEIIGKLRNEQGRGGVIVTHDLSLALTLADSIAIHHQGTISKVYSKQEFLQTEDPLVRQFFCLTST; encoded by the coding sequence ATGAAGACCCCTTGGATTCATGTAGAGAATATTTATAAGAGTTATCTGGATGACGATGGATCTAGGTATGCAGTTTTACAAGGGGTGTCTTTAAAAATTTTTCCTGATGAGATTTTGGTGATTCTTGGAAAGTCTGGAACAGGGAAAAGTGTGCTTTTACGCCAGCTTATGGGATTAGAAAGTCCTGATTCTGGTAAGATTCACTATGCTAAGGAGTTCCTTCATAAAGGGAAGCTTAAGCCTTTAATGATAGGAATGGTATTTCAGGGAGGCGCGTTGTTTGATTTTCTCACTGTGAGAGAGAACGTTGCTTTTGGTTTGCGCGTATATAATGAGTTGTCAAAGAAGCTTTCCGATGAAGAAATCGAAGATAAGGTATTTCAGGCTTTGCAAGATGTAGGACTTGTGTATGCTGCAGAGTTTTCCCCAAGCAAGCTTTCTGGGGGCATGATTAAGAGAGTCGCGTTAGCGCGTTCGTTAATCTATTCTCCGAAGTTGGTGCTTTATGATGAACCTACAGCGGGTCTGGATCCTATGACGAGTCGTGAAATTACAGAAATTATTGGAAAATTACGAAATGAGCAGGGCAGGGGAGGAGTGATTGTAACACATGATCTTTCTTTAGCTTTGACTCTTGCGGATAGTATAGCTATTCATCATCAAGGAACCATATCGAAGGTGTATTCAAAACAGGAGTTCTTACAAACAGAAGACCCTTTAGTGCGTCAGTTCTTTTGCTTAACGTCAACCTAG
- a CDS encoding MlaE family ABC transporter permease, translating into MKVKKNFCRALFLFPIGLSRWLGFNFAVVKSFSFKKCLFHAVCVQGYAIGVSSLPVVILTGVITGVVLALQSYYQLGVYGLSCAIGFFVVKSILVEIGPVLTALALSGRVGGAIAAFLGTLRMTEQISAMSSLGVNPLEYFALPRIIAGIITMPALVIIAVWSGIFSGYMICRYAFQIPSQEYWYMVAGHILPFDVFMVIVKSLIFGFFITSLACYQGLGRYRRITGVTEVTTEGVVISYVSIIFINCVITTIFHCFF; encoded by the coding sequence ATGAAGGTAAAGAAAAATTTTTGCAGAGCTCTTTTTCTTTTCCCTATAGGTTTGAGTCGTTGGCTTGGCTTTAACTTTGCGGTTGTCAAGAGTTTTTCATTTAAGAAGTGTCTATTTCATGCTGTCTGTGTACAGGGTTATGCTATTGGTGTAAGCTCATTGCCTGTTGTGATTCTTACTGGTGTGATTACTGGGGTGGTTCTTGCATTGCAGTCCTATTACCAATTAGGGGTATATGGTCTTTCTTGTGCTATAGGGTTTTTTGTGGTGAAGAGCATTTTGGTAGAGATCGGCCCTGTTCTTACGGCTTTGGCACTTTCTGGAAGAGTTGGAGGGGCGATTGCAGCGTTTTTAGGGACGTTAAGAATGACAGAGCAAATTAGTGCGATGTCTTCTCTGGGGGTAAATCCTTTAGAATATTTTGCTTTGCCTAGGATCATTGCAGGGATCATTACGATGCCAGCGCTGGTCATTATAGCCGTATGGTCGGGAATTTTTTCGGGATACATGATCTGTCGTTATGCTTTTCAGATCCCCTCTCAGGAGTATTGGTATATGGTTGCTGGACACATCTTGCCGTTTGACGTGTTCATGGTAATTGTGAAATCTTTGATCTTTGGTTTTTTTATTACTTCATTAGCCTGTTATCAGGGGTTGGGACGCTACCGAAGGATTACGGGAGTAACTGAAGTCACCACAGAGGGAGTAGTGATTTCCTATGTATCGATTATTTTTATTAATTGTGTGATTACGACAATCTTTCATTGTTTTTTTTAA